One genomic region from Bacteroidota bacterium encodes:
- a CDS encoding PorT family protein, translating to MKRLFFILTSSTIYLTASGQHDIGLTANGGLSYLSTKLTSSQTTQKFYFVPSGHGGLFYNFHLGDKSLLGTELLFIQIEGKERSQIPVTDQYGNPTGQFIVQDIRRHISYFGIPIYYGYKIKKLTINLGFQILFTLTSSGHSEYQSPIPIIILPPISDKLNIDSYDYGARTALTYNLTNKFSIETTYYYGLHNIFKGSPDWWIWKTQEVTVGLRYKLFSLGGQKSETEK from the coding sequence ATGAAACGACTTTTTTTCATATTGACTTCCTCGACAATTTACCTGACTGCTTCGGGACAGCATGACATCGGACTGACAGCAAACGGTGGACTAAGTTATCTTTCAACAAAACTTACTTCATCGCAGACAACTCAAAAGTTTTACTTCGTTCCATCTGGACACGGTGGACTCTTTTACAACTTTCATCTTGGCGACAAATCTTTACTGGGGACAGAATTGTTATTCATTCAAATAGAAGGCAAAGAACGTTCACAAATTCCTGTGACAGACCAATACGGCAATCCAACCGGACAGTTTATCGTTCAGGACATAAGACGACACATTTCTTATTTTGGTATTCCAATTTATTACGGGTATAAAATAAAAAAACTTACAATTAATCTTGGCTTTCAAATATTATTTACGCTAACAAGTAGCGGACACTCCGAATATCAATCACCAATTCCTATAATTATTTTGCCTCCAATATCCGACAAATTAAACATTGACAGTTACGACTATGGTGCAAGGACAGCGTTAACATACAACCTGACAAATAAGTTTTCAATTGAAACAACTTACTACTACGGACTACACAATATTTTCAAAGGTAGTCCCGACTGGTGGATTTGGAAAACACAAGAAGTGACAGTTGGACTGCGATATAAATTATTTTCGCTCGGTGGACAGAAAAGTGAGACAGAAAAATAA
- a CDS encoding tetratricopeptide repeat protein, whose protein sequence is MKTLCKILFLFVSVSCFSQQSKIDSLLSIIKKDKADTNKIIHLNDLSLEYINVSDYDSALNYSNSALKFAKQLDFKKGIAIAYYNIGIIYHNQGNYPNSLDYYLKALKIGEELKDKNRIAKCLGNIGIVYLYQGDYPKALNYYFKALNIDTAISDKNGMAKHLGCLGMVYYKQKDYNKALDYYLKALNISEELNIKRAIPTWLGNIGLLYYTQSDYPKALEYYFRASKMTKELGDKNGMATFLGNIGAVYSEQKKYKEAEEYLLKALVLSDSIGDLNLKMQFEEAISQVYEKMMNSSKALEHYKQYTIAKDSIFNEEKNKDMTRKEMNYEFEKKEAFAKAEQDKKDTITADEKRRQKIITYSVIVGLLLVALFAIFIFHSLRITKKQKQIIEIKNKETEKQKQIIEEKNKDITDSINYAKRIQQAKLPKREEINSAFPDSFVLFKPKDIVSGDFYYFHKNDKSIFIASADCTGHGVPGAFMSMIGSEKLDDALAHSADTSEILRHLNKGIKVSLHQTDSNESTRDGMDIALCSVDTDARVVKYAGANRPLWIIRNGQTVVEEIKATKKAIGGFTEDSQHFDTHVIQLQHGDTFYISTDGYADTFSGQGHKKLTTKKFKEILLSIQDKSLKEQEHHLDNFIEDWKGGTEQVDDILVIGVRL, encoded by the coding sequence AAATAAAATAATTCATTTAAATGATTTATCTCTTGAATATATAAATGTCAGCGATTATGATAGTGCTCTCAACTATAGCAATTCCGCACTGAAATTTGCAAAACAATTAGATTTCAAAAAAGGAATTGCTATCGCTTACTACAACATTGGAATTATCTATCACAATCAAGGGAACTATCCAAACTCTCTTGATTATTATCTGAAAGCATTAAAGATAGGAGAGGAACTAAAGGATAAAAATAGAATAGCAAAATGTTTAGGAAACATCGGAATTGTCTATTTATATCAAGGGGACTATCCGAAAGCACTGAATTATTATTTCAAAGCATTGAATATTGATACCGCTATATCAGATAAAAATGGAATGGCAAAGCATCTCGGCTGTTTAGGAATGGTCTATTATAAACAAAAGGACTACAACAAAGCCCTTGATTATTATTTAAAGGCATTGAATATTAGCGAAGAATTAAATATTAAAAGAGCAATTCCAACATGGCTTGGAAACATTGGGCTTCTCTATTATACACAAAGCGATTATCCAAAAGCATTGGAATATTATTTCAGAGCATCGAAAATGACAAAAGAATTGGGAGATAAAAATGGAATGGCAACTTTTCTCGGGAACATTGGTGCAGTTTATAGCGAACAAAAGAAATACAAGGAAGCGGAGGAATATTTGCTAAAGGCACTTGTATTAAGCGATAGCATTGGAGATTTGAATTTAAAAATGCAATTTGAAGAAGCCATAAGCCAAGTGTACGAAAAGATGATGAATTCGAGCAAAGCATTAGAACACTATAAACAATACACCATAGCAAAGGATTCTATTTTTAATGAAGAAAAGAATAAAGATATGACTCGCAAAGAAATGAATTATGAGTTTGAGAAAAAAGAAGCGTTTGCAAAAGCCGAACAAGATAAAAAGGACACAATTACAGCAGATGAAAAGAGGAGGCAAAAAATAATTACCTATTCCGTTATAGTAGGATTACTATTAGTAGCGTTGTTTGCAATTTTTATTTTCCACTCATTGCGAATAACAAAGAAACAAAAGCAGATAATTGAAATAAAAAATAAAGAGACGGAAAAACAAAAGCAGATTATAGAAGAAAAAAACAAAGACATAACAGACAGCATTAATTACGCAAAAAGAATTCAGCAAGCGAAACTTCCAAAGAGAGAAGAAATAAATTCTGCTTTCCCCGACAGTTTTGTTTTATTCAAACCAAAAGACATTGTGAGCGGTGACTTTTATTACTTCCACAAAAACGACAAATCTATTTTCATTGCATCCGCTGACTGTACAGGTCACGGAGTTCCTGGCGCATTTATGAGTATGATTGGTTCTGAAAAACTTGATGACGCTTTGGCGCACAGCGCAGACACTTCTGAAATACTTAGACACCTTAATAAAGGAATTAAAGTTTCGCTTCACCAGACAGACAGCAACGAATCAACGCGTGACGGAATGGACATCGCTCTTTGCTCCGTAGACACAGACGCGCGTGTTGTAAAATACGCTGGTGCAAACCGACCGCTATGGATTATTCGCAACGGACAGACAGTCGTTGAAGAAATCAAGGCAACTAAAAAAGCAATTGGCGGTTTCACAGAGGACAGCCAACACTTCGACACTCACGTAATACAATTACAGCATGGGGACACCTTTTATATTTCTACTGACGGCTACGCAGACACCTTCAGCGGCCAAGGTCACAAAAAATTGACGACAAAAAAGTTCAAAGAAATTTTACTTTCAATTCAAGACAAATCTTTAAAAGAACAAGAGCATCATCTCGACAACTTTATCGAAGACTGGAAAGGCGGGACAGAACAAGTGGACGACATTTTAGTTATCGGTGTGCGCTTGTAG